In Aminobacterium sp. MB27-C1, a single genomic region encodes these proteins:
- a CDS encoding 2-phosphosulfolactate phosphatase yields the protein MKRIDVVLSPAEELPEADGWLVIDILRASTTITTFFDNGGTELFPVATLEEAFRLKKERGEATLLMGERNALSPEGFDLGNSPLDLSKELLARRPSGVMTTTNGTLALQKAAETGVPVWVACGRNATAAIEKLWKSGTELAILCAGRYGRLAFDDGACAGMLVHMLQKKDSSLVLRDGALTALAMWNYAERDLLNALNKAEHAKSLYELNMESDILFASQIDVTRTVACLYKSEALVLRRDCDDPI from the coding sequence ATGAAAAGAATCGATGTGGTGCTTTCTCCAGCAGAAGAACTGCCAGAGGCCGATGGATGGCTCGTTATCGATATACTTCGGGCATCGACAACGATTACTACTTTTTTTGACAACGGCGGAACCGAGCTTTTTCCGGTAGCTACATTGGAGGAAGCCTTTCGTTTAAAAAAAGAGCGAGGCGAGGCAACTCTTCTCATGGGAGAAAGAAACGCTCTTTCTCCAGAAGGTTTCGATCTTGGAAACTCGCCACTCGATTTGTCTAAAGAACTTCTGGCACGTCGTCCGTCAGGTGTTATGACAACCACGAATGGTACTTTAGCCTTGCAGAAGGCGGCAGAGACGGGAGTTCCAGTATGGGTAGCTTGTGGCAGAAATGCAACGGCAGCCATAGAGAAACTGTGGAAAAGCGGAACTGAATTGGCCATACTTTGTGCTGGCCGATATGGCCGACTTGCCTTCGATGACGGAGCATGTGCCGGAATGTTGGTCCATATGCTGCAAAAAAAAGATTCATCCCTTGTTCTCCGAGACGGAGCTTTAACAGCTCTTGCTATGTGGAATTATGCAGAAAGAGATCTTCTGAACGCCCTGAACAAAGCTGAACACGCCAAAAGTCTTTATGAACTGAATATGGAGTCAGATATTCTGTTTGCGAGTCAAATCGACGTGACACGTACAGTAGCGTGTCTTTATAAAAGTGAAGCGTTAGTCCTCAGGAGGGATTGTGATGATCCAATATGA
- a CDS encoding NAD-dependent deacylase, whose product MIQYEKLAECLTTARKAVVFSGAGTSTRSGLPDFRSSQGLWTHYDPMALASVEAMNTNRQAFLEFYRYRIKSVKRAAPNAAHHILAEWEKHNLVKGVITQNVDGFHQEAGSMNVIELHGSLRNVQCRRCMQVFSSDLLLEQETCPMCDGDLRPGVVLFGELLPEGPMEEARKLSTTCDLFIVLGSSLNVSPANLFPVDAYRNGAQLVIINKETTQFDSVASFVIHENLVDVLKEIHHILYGEGGF is encoded by the coding sequence ATGATCCAATATGAAAAACTTGCCGAGTGTTTAACAACTGCTCGGAAAGCAGTCGTCTTTTCGGGAGCTGGAACGAGCACTAGATCTGGACTTCCCGATTTCAGATCATCCCAAGGGTTGTGGACTCATTATGACCCAATGGCTCTTGCTTCTGTAGAGGCCATGAATACGAACAGACAGGCGTTTTTGGAATTTTACCGGTATAGAATAAAATCCGTTAAACGGGCAGCTCCCAATGCTGCTCATCACATTTTGGCAGAGTGGGAGAAACATAATCTTGTAAAAGGTGTTATTACTCAGAATGTTGACGGCTTTCACCAGGAAGCGGGAAGCATGAACGTCATAGAACTTCACGGTTCTCTTCGCAACGTGCAGTGCAGACGCTGCATGCAGGTCTTTTCCTCAGACCTCTTGCTGGAACAGGAAACGTGCCCCATGTGCGACGGCGATTTACGCCCCGGCGTTGTTCTTTTCGGAGAACTTTTACCAGAAGGCCCCATGGAGGAAGCAAGGAAACTTTCGACGACCTGCGATCTCTTTATAGTGCTTGGGTCGTCTCTTAACGTTTCTCCTGCCAACCTCTTTCCTGTTGATGCCTACCGTAACGGTGCTCAACTTGTGATTATCAATAAAGAGACCACGCAATTTGATTCAGTAGCATCTTTTGTCATTCATGAAAATCTTGTCGATGTATTAAAGGAAATACACCATATTCTCTACGGAGAAGGGGGCTTTTAA